In one Gopherus evgoodei ecotype Sinaloan lineage chromosome 1, rGopEvg1_v1.p, whole genome shotgun sequence genomic region, the following are encoded:
- the FOXRED2 gene encoding FAD-dependent oxidoreductase domain-containing protein 2 has protein sequence MALPAAQCSWGLLLIFVFFMGFSCTDGASTLPHHNYCIIGAGPSGLQMAYFLQHAGRDYVVFERSHAPGSFFALYPRHRKLISINKRHTGKSNSEFNLRHDWNSLLSHDSRLLFRHYSHDFFPEADTMVRYLEDFASMMELQVQYNTAIIHVRLERDSQAWNGHYFILTDHNSQNYRCSLLLVATGTWVPNVVNFPGSEYVEGYESVSINPEDFAGQSVLILGRGNSAFETAENILGVTNFIHMVSRSRVRLSWATHYVGDLRAINNGLLDTYQLKSLDGLLEGDLEDLAIVKDKKGKLHITLKFYLENSNSSAGAESITLPQDELDNFATRAPYDRVIRCLGWKFDFSIYNRSLRLMPGKGNKKKYPLIKPSYESRGTQGLFVLGTASHSIDFRKSAGGFIHGFRYTTRAVHRLLEHRHHGVPWPSSVYPITQLTNSIIKRVNEASGLYQMFSVLGDIILLRENAAAFEYLEEYPVGILAELELHTGRKAHNGLFVVVMEYGKNFSGADKDVFYYNRAVGEAQHAWQSNFLHPVIYYYKQLPTVREMSLRPPDWPLPRPDAVHHIVEDFLTDWTAPNAHILPLRRFLENCLDTDLRSFFAESCFLFALTHQKLPPFCQQGYMRMQGLVGNKRLRQHAVEAGLLEDHTVTHFTDELLGGQRGSRDQLLKDHVIPSSPLHYLVTTKDEL, from the exons atggccctgcctgctgcccaaTGCTCATGGGGCCTGCTCCTAATCTTTGTCTTCTTCATGGGCTTTTCCTGCACTGACGGTGCCTCCACCCTTCCACACCACAACTATTGCATCATTGGTGCTGGCCCCTCGGGCTTGCAGATGGCCTATTTCCTCCAACATGCAGGCCGGGACTATGTGGTCTTTGAGCGTAGCCATGCACCTGGCAGCTTCTTTGCCCTTTATCCACGCCATCGCAAGCTTATCAGCATCAACAAACGACACACTGGCAAGTCCAACAGCGAATTCAATCTTCGCCATGACTGGAACTCCCTTCTCAGCCATGACAGCCGACTGCTTTTCCGACACTACTCTCATGACTTCTTCCCTGAGGCTGACACCATGGTGCGTTACCTTGAAGACTTTGCTTCCATGATGGAGCTCCAGGTTCAATACAACACTGCCATCATCCATGTGAGACTGGAGAGGGACTCACAGGCATGGAATGGCCATTACTTCATTCTTACAGACCATAACAGCCAGAACTACAGATGCAG CCTATTGTTGGTAGCCACTGGAACATGGGTTCCCAATGTGGTAAACTTCCCAGGCTCCGAATATGTTGAGGGCTATGAATCTGTGTCCATCAACCCAGAGGACTTTGCTGGCCAGAGTGTGTTGATCTTGGGTCGAGGGAACTCTGCCTTTGAGACAGCAGAGAACATTCTGGGGGTCACCAATTTCATACATATGGTGAGCCGCTCCCGCGTTCGCCTCTCTTGGGCCACCCACTACGTTGGAGATTTAAG AGCGATTAACAATGGACTCCTAGATACATACCAGCTGAAGTCTTTGGATGGGCTTCTGGAGGGTGACTTGGAAGATCTGGCTATTGTCAAGGATAAGAAAGGGAAGCTGCACATCACTCTCAAATTCTATCTGGAAAACAGCAACAGCAGTGCAGGTGCAGAATCCATCACTCTCCCACAGGATGAGCTGGACAACTTTGCCACCCGGGCACCCTACGACCGTGTCATCCGCTGCCTGGGTTGGAAGTTTGACTTCTCCATATACAACAG ATCTCTTAGACTGATGCCAGGGAAAGGGAATAAGAAGAAGTATCCTCTGATCAAACCCAGTTATGAGTCAAGAGGCACCCAGGGGCTCTTTGTTCTGGGCACTGCTAGCCACTCTATCGACTTCAGGAAATCTGCTGGGGGCTTTATCCATGGATTCCGATATACAA CTCGTGCTGTCCATCGCTTGTTGGAACATCGTCACCATGGAGTCCCCTGGCCATCATCAGTCTACCCCATTACACAGCTGACAAATTCCATCATAAAACGGGTGAATGAGGCATCTGGACTATACCAGATGTTCAGTGTCCTGGGTGACATCATTCTgctgagaga GAATGCCGCGGCATTTGAGTACTTGGAGGAGTATCCAGTCGGgatcctggcagagctggaattGCACACAGGGAGAAAGGCCCACAATGGGCTCTTTGTTGTCGTCATGGAGTATGGGAAGAATTTCTCTGGGGCTGACAAGGATGTCTTCTACTACAACCGAGCAGTGGGGGAGGCACAACATGCCTGGCAGTCTAACTTTCTGCATCCTGTTATTTATTACTACAAACAACTCCCCACAG TGCGTGAGATGAGTCTCCGTCCTCCAGACTGGCCTCTCCCCCGCCCAGATGCTGTCCATCATATTGTGGAGGATTTCCTGACAGACTGGACTGCCCCAAACGCCCATATCCTCCCACTTAGACGCTTCCTGGAGAACTGCCTGGACACTGATCTGCGCAGCTTCTTTGCAG AGTCCTGTTTCCTGTTTGCTCTGACTCACCAGAAGCTGCCTCCCTTTTGTCAGCAGGGATACATGCGAATGCAAGGGCTTGTGGGTAACAAAAGACTTAGGCAGCATGCAGTGGAAGCCGGCCTACTGGAGGACCACACTGTTACGCACTTTACAGATGAACTGCTTGGTGGCCAGAGGGGTTCACGTGACCAGTTGCTGAAGGATCACGTGATACCAAGTAGCCCCCTACATTATCTTGTGACTACCAAGGATGAACTTTAA
- the EIF3D gene encoding eukaryotic translation initiation factor 3 subunit D isoform X1, with amino-acid sequence MAKFMTPVIQDNPSGWGPCAVPEQFKDMPYQPFSKGDRLGKVADWTGATYQDKRYTNKYSSQFGGGSQYAYFHEEDETSFQLVDTARTQKTAYQRNRMRFAQRNLRRDKDRRNMLQFNMQTLPKSAKQKERDRLRLQKKFQKQFGVRQKWDQKSQQKPRDSSVEVRSDWEVKEEMDFPRLMKMRYLEVSEPQDIECCGALEYYDKAFDRITTRNEKSLRSIKRIFHTVTTTDDPVIRKLAKTQGNVFATDAILATLMSCTRSVYSWDIIVQRVGSKLFFDKRDNSDFDLLTVSETANEPPQDEGNSFNSPRNLAMEATYINHNFSQQCLRMGKEKYKFPNPNPFVEDDMDKNEVASVAYRYRRWKLGDDIDLIVRCEHDGVMTGAGGEVSFINIKTLNEWDSRHCNGVDWRQKLDSQRGAVIATELKNNSYKLARWTCCALLAGSEYLKLGYVSRYHVKDSARHVILGTQQFKPNEFASQINLSMENAWGILRCVIDVCMKLDEGKYLILKDPNKQVIRVYSLPDGTFSSDEEEEDEEEEEEEEEEES; translated from the exons GGTCCATGTGCTGTTCCAGAGCAGTTCAAAGATATGCCATATCAGCCCTTCAGCAAAGGAGATCGTCTGGGAAAG GTTGCAGACTGGACAGGTGCCACTTATCAGGACAAGAGGTACACGA ATAAGTACTCATCACAGTTTGGTGGGGGAAGCCAGTATGCATATTTTCATGAGGAGGATGAGACGAGCTTCCAGCTTGTGGATACAGCACGTACACAGAAGACGGCATACCAAAGGAATCGTATGAGATTTGCACAG AGGAACCTTCGGCGAGACAAGGACCGCCGTAACATGCTTCAGTTCAACATGCAGACCCTGCCTAAGAGCGCCAAACAGAAGGAGAG AGACCGTCTACGTCTACAAAAGAAATTTCAGAAGCAGTTTGGGGTGAGGCAGAAATGGGACCAAAAATCACAG CAGAAGCCTCGCGATTCTTCTGTTGAAGTTCGCAGTGACTGGGAGGTGAAGGAGGAGATGGATTTTCCTCGGCTGATGAAGATGCGCTATCTGGAGGTGTCAGAGCCACAGGATAT AGAGTGCTGTGGCGCCTTGGAATATTATGACAAAGCCTTTGACCGCATTACCACAAGGAATGAAAAGTCCCTGCGGAGCATTAAGCGCATCTTTCACACTGTCACCACTACTGATGACCCAGTCATTCGCAAG CTGGCGAAGACCCAGGGGAATGTGTTTGCCACAGACGCCATCCTGGCCACACTGATGAGCTGTACTCGGTCTGTGTATTCCTGGGACATCATTGTCCAGAGAGTTGGATCCAAGCTCTTCTTTGACAAGAGGGACAATTCTGACTTTG ACTTGCTGACAGTGAGTGAAACTGCTAACGAGCCACCACAGGACGAGGGCAACTCCTTTAATTCACCTCGCAACCTGGCCATGGAAGCAACCTACATCAACCACAACTTCTCCCAGCAGTGTCTGAGAATG gggaaagaaaaatacaagttTCCCAACCCAAACCCATTTGTGGAGGATGACATGGATAAGAACGAAGTGGCCTCTGTTGCATACCG GTACCGAAGATGGAAGCTGGGAGATGACATAGACCTGATTGTCCGCTGTGAACATGATGGAGTGATGACAGGAGCTGGCGGAGAAGTGTCATTCATCAACATCAAAACACTGAACGAATGGGATTCCAGG CATTGCAATGGAGTAGACTGGCGTCAAAAGCTAGATTCTCAGAGAGGAGCTGTGATTGCCACTGAgctgaaaaacaacagttacaaattAGCCCGCTGGACATGTTGTGCGCTGCTGGCTGGATCGGAGTATCTTAAACTTGG GTATGTGTCCCGTTACCACGTAAAGGACTCTGCACGCCACGTGATCTTGGGCACACAGCAGTTCAAGCCTAATGAGTTCGCCAGCCAGATTAACCTGAGTATGGAGAACGCATGGGGCATCCTGCGCTGCGTCATTGACGTCTGCATGAAACTGGATGAGGGCAAATACCTCATCCTCAAAGACCCCAACAAGCAAGTGATTCGTGTTTACAGTCTCCCTGATGGCACCTTCAGCtctgatgaggaggaggaggatgaagaggaggaggaggaggaggaag agGAAGAGAGCTAA
- the EIF3D gene encoding eukaryotic translation initiation factor 3 subunit D isoform X2, which translates to MAKFMTPVIQDNPSGWGPCAVPEQFKDMPYQPFSKGDRLGKVADWTGATYQDKRYTNKYSSQFGGGSQYAYFHEEDETSFQLVDTARTQKTAYQRNRMRFAQRNLRRDKDRRNMLQFNMQTLPKSAKQKERDRLRLQKKFQKQFGVRQKWDQKSQKPRDSSVEVRSDWEVKEEMDFPRLMKMRYLEVSEPQDIECCGALEYYDKAFDRITTRNEKSLRSIKRIFHTVTTTDDPVIRKLAKTQGNVFATDAILATLMSCTRSVYSWDIIVQRVGSKLFFDKRDNSDFDLLTVSETANEPPQDEGNSFNSPRNLAMEATYINHNFSQQCLRMGKEKYKFPNPNPFVEDDMDKNEVASVAYRYRRWKLGDDIDLIVRCEHDGVMTGAGGEVSFINIKTLNEWDSRHCNGVDWRQKLDSQRGAVIATELKNNSYKLARWTCCALLAGSEYLKLGYVSRYHVKDSARHVILGTQQFKPNEFASQINLSMENAWGILRCVIDVCMKLDEGKYLILKDPNKQVIRVYSLPDGTFSSDEEEEDEEEEEEEEEEES; encoded by the exons GGTCCATGTGCTGTTCCAGAGCAGTTCAAAGATATGCCATATCAGCCCTTCAGCAAAGGAGATCGTCTGGGAAAG GTTGCAGACTGGACAGGTGCCACTTATCAGGACAAGAGGTACACGA ATAAGTACTCATCACAGTTTGGTGGGGGAAGCCAGTATGCATATTTTCATGAGGAGGATGAGACGAGCTTCCAGCTTGTGGATACAGCACGTACACAGAAGACGGCATACCAAAGGAATCGTATGAGATTTGCACAG AGGAACCTTCGGCGAGACAAGGACCGCCGTAACATGCTTCAGTTCAACATGCAGACCCTGCCTAAGAGCGCCAAACAGAAGGAGAG AGACCGTCTACGTCTACAAAAGAAATTTCAGAAGCAGTTTGGGGTGAGGCAGAAATGGGACCAAAAATCACAG AAGCCTCGCGATTCTTCTGTTGAAGTTCGCAGTGACTGGGAGGTGAAGGAGGAGATGGATTTTCCTCGGCTGATGAAGATGCGCTATCTGGAGGTGTCAGAGCCACAGGATAT AGAGTGCTGTGGCGCCTTGGAATATTATGACAAAGCCTTTGACCGCATTACCACAAGGAATGAAAAGTCCCTGCGGAGCATTAAGCGCATCTTTCACACTGTCACCACTACTGATGACCCAGTCATTCGCAAG CTGGCGAAGACCCAGGGGAATGTGTTTGCCACAGACGCCATCCTGGCCACACTGATGAGCTGTACTCGGTCTGTGTATTCCTGGGACATCATTGTCCAGAGAGTTGGATCCAAGCTCTTCTTTGACAAGAGGGACAATTCTGACTTTG ACTTGCTGACAGTGAGTGAAACTGCTAACGAGCCACCACAGGACGAGGGCAACTCCTTTAATTCACCTCGCAACCTGGCCATGGAAGCAACCTACATCAACCACAACTTCTCCCAGCAGTGTCTGAGAATG gggaaagaaaaatacaagttTCCCAACCCAAACCCATTTGTGGAGGATGACATGGATAAGAACGAAGTGGCCTCTGTTGCATACCG GTACCGAAGATGGAAGCTGGGAGATGACATAGACCTGATTGTCCGCTGTGAACATGATGGAGTGATGACAGGAGCTGGCGGAGAAGTGTCATTCATCAACATCAAAACACTGAACGAATGGGATTCCAGG CATTGCAATGGAGTAGACTGGCGTCAAAAGCTAGATTCTCAGAGAGGAGCTGTGATTGCCACTGAgctgaaaaacaacagttacaaattAGCCCGCTGGACATGTTGTGCGCTGCTGGCTGGATCGGAGTATCTTAAACTTGG GTATGTGTCCCGTTACCACGTAAAGGACTCTGCACGCCACGTGATCTTGGGCACACAGCAGTTCAAGCCTAATGAGTTCGCCAGCCAGATTAACCTGAGTATGGAGAACGCATGGGGCATCCTGCGCTGCGTCATTGACGTCTGCATGAAACTGGATGAGGGCAAATACCTCATCCTCAAAGACCCCAACAAGCAAGTGATTCGTGTTTACAGTCTCCCTGATGGCACCTTCAGCtctgatgaggaggaggaggatgaagaggaggaggaggaggaggaag agGAAGAGAGCTAA